One genomic window of [Limnothrix rosea] IAM M-220 includes the following:
- the psaJ gene encoding photosystem I reaction center subunit IX, producing the protein MDKFLSSAPVLLTAMMVFTAGILIEFNRFFPDLLFHPLG; encoded by the coding sequence ATGGATAAATTTTTATCTTCTGCACCAGTTCTTCTAACCGCAATGATGGTTTTTACGGCTGGTATTTTAATTGAGTTTAATCGTTTTTTCCCCGATCTGTTGTTCCATCCTTTGGGATAA